One Myxococcus xanthus genomic region harbors:
- a CDS encoding DUF2277 domain-containing protein yields MCRNIKPLFNFAPPATDADIRAAALQFVRKIAGTRTPSKQNTDAFEVAVEEIFQSSKRMLDGLVATTPPKDRARFEAMKRLRYKKAESR; encoded by the coding sequence ATGTGCCGGAACATCAAGCCCCTGTTCAACTTCGCGCCTCCCGCCACCGATGCCGACATCCGCGCGGCGGCGCTTCAATTCGTCCGGAAGATTGCCGGGACGCGGACGCCGTCGAAGCAGAACACCGACGCCTTCGAGGTCGCCGTCGAGGAAATCTTCCAGAGCTCGAAGCGCATGCTCGACGGGCTGGTGGCCACCACGCCGCCCAAGGACAGGGCCCGCTTCGAGGCCATGAAGCGCCTGCGCTACAAGAAGGCGGAGTCCCGCTGA
- the sugE gene encoding quaternary ammonium compound efflux SMR transporter SugE → MSWILLVIAGLLEVGWAIGLKYTEGFTRLVPSVLTGGAIVASMVLLGIATKNLPIGTAYGVWVGIGAVGAAIMGIVLFNEPATPARVFFLVLLLTSIVGLKVTSGR, encoded by the coding sequence ATGTCCTGGATTCTACTCGTCATCGCGGGGTTGCTCGAGGTCGGTTGGGCCATCGGTCTCAAGTACACCGAGGGCTTCACCCGGCTGGTACCAAGCGTCCTCACGGGCGGCGCCATCGTCGCCAGCATGGTGCTTCTGGGGATCGCCACGAAGAACCTGCCCATTGGCACGGCCTATGGTGTTTGGGTCGGCATTGGCGCCGTGGGCGCGGCCATCATGGGCATCGTGCTCTTCAATGAGCCGGCCACGCCCGCGCGCGTGTTCTTCCTGGTGCTGCTCCTCACCTCCATCGTGGGCTTGAAGGTCACCAGCGGCCGGTAG
- a CDS encoding efflux RND transporter permease subunit, with product MLTRLIEWSLSHRWAVLLGTGALVISGLLAFRALPIDAIPDTTPTQVQVNTVAPALTPNEVERQLTVPVEQALAGLPRVSELRSISKFGLSQVTLQFEDGTDLWFARQQVSERLSRVQLPAGIAPPTLGPVATGLGEVFHYLVKSRTKSLEELRTLHDWVIAPQLRSVPGVAEVNAWGGEEKQWHVIVDPLRMQQFNLSLGDIYRALEENNANVGGGVLERGGAATLVLGVGVLTDGNAIEDVVIAAHHGVPVRIRDVARVEVGHEIRRGATTADGEGEAVLGLGFMLVGENSHTVTKALAQRLEDIQRTLPEDVRVEPVYERTELVDHVLRTVRTNLLEGALLVIAVLFIFLGNWRAGLIVAAAIPLSLLFAFNAMLRFGIAGTLMSLGAIDFGLVVDSSVIMVENAERRLSEARDGRSLLEVVRDAAVEVRKPTLFGELIIMVVYLPILALEGVEGKLFRPMALTVIFALLGSALLSMTLMPVLASFALKRGGGSPHHEPRLMRWLQRIYRPVLEWALAHARVTLTAAALLIVGATLAATRLGSEFVPRLSEGTLVINTVRLAEVSLSESIRYGSQIERLLLSRFPDEVRRVWTRTGTAEVATDPMGVELSDVFITLKPREQWKRATTQEELVNEMKAELADLPGMRMAFLQPIEMRVNEMIAGVRSDVGIKLFGDDLDVLKAKARELETLVRAIPGAADVTVEQVTGQPVLEITVDRAAVARYGIPARSVLDVVEAVGTRIVGEVREGERRFDLAVRLSEEYREEPTKLATIPVAAPGGERVPLGRLTTMKETSGPTTIQREWGKRRLVVQANVRERDLGGFVAEVRRTLDEKLELPAGYYVRYGGQFEHLERAQTRLLIVVPVALALIFLPLYLTYQRVLDAVRIFAGVPFALVGGVLALLLRGLPFSISAAVGFIALSGVSVLGDMVLVSRVRALLEQGQALGEAIRQAAVSRLRPVLMTAAVAAIGFVPMALNTGVGAEVQRPLATVVIGGVLSSTLLTLVVLPVLYSVFGAGKDTPMTRTP from the coding sequence ATGCTCACCCGGCTCATCGAATGGTCGTTGTCCCACCGCTGGGCCGTCCTCCTGGGAACGGGGGCCCTCGTCATTTCGGGTCTGCTCGCCTTCCGGGCGCTGCCCATCGACGCCATCCCGGACACGACGCCCACGCAAGTGCAGGTCAACACCGTCGCACCGGCGCTCACGCCCAACGAAGTGGAGCGCCAGCTCACCGTCCCCGTGGAGCAGGCGCTCGCGGGCCTGCCTCGCGTCAGCGAGCTGCGCTCCATCTCCAAGTTCGGCCTCTCCCAGGTCACCCTCCAGTTCGAAGACGGAACCGACCTGTGGTTCGCGCGGCAGCAGGTGTCCGAACGGCTGAGCCGAGTGCAGCTACCCGCGGGCATCGCGCCCCCGACGCTCGGGCCCGTCGCCACCGGCCTGGGCGAGGTTTTCCACTACCTCGTCAAGAGCCGGACGAAGAGCCTCGAGGAGCTGCGCACCCTGCATGACTGGGTCATCGCGCCCCAACTGCGCAGCGTGCCGGGCGTGGCGGAGGTGAATGCCTGGGGCGGCGAGGAGAAGCAGTGGCACGTCATCGTCGACCCCCTCCGAATGCAGCAGTTCAACCTGTCCCTCGGAGACATCTACCGGGCGCTGGAGGAGAACAACGCCAACGTCGGGGGCGGCGTGCTCGAGCGGGGCGGCGCGGCGACGCTCGTGCTCGGGGTGGGAGTGCTCACGGACGGCAACGCCATCGAGGACGTGGTCATCGCGGCGCACCACGGCGTTCCCGTGCGAATCCGGGACGTGGCGCGCGTCGAGGTGGGCCATGAAATCCGGCGCGGCGCCACCACCGCGGATGGCGAGGGCGAGGCCGTGCTGGGCCTGGGCTTCATGCTGGTAGGCGAAAACTCCCACACGGTGACGAAGGCGCTCGCCCAGCGGCTGGAGGACATCCAGCGGACGCTGCCGGAGGACGTGCGCGTGGAGCCCGTCTATGAGCGCACCGAGCTGGTGGACCACGTGCTGCGCACCGTGCGGACCAATCTGCTGGAAGGCGCGTTGCTCGTCATCGCGGTGCTCTTCATCTTCCTGGGCAACTGGCGCGCCGGCCTCATCGTGGCGGCGGCCATTCCGCTGTCGCTCCTGTTCGCCTTCAACGCGATGCTGCGCTTCGGCATCGCCGGCACGCTCATGTCGCTGGGCGCCATCGACTTCGGGCTCGTCGTCGACTCCTCCGTCATCATGGTGGAGAACGCGGAGCGGCGACTCTCCGAGGCCCGGGACGGACGCTCCCTGCTGGAGGTGGTGCGGGATGCCGCCGTCGAGGTCCGCAAGCCCACGCTCTTCGGCGAGCTCATCATCATGGTGGTCTACCTGCCCATCCTCGCCCTCGAAGGCGTGGAGGGGAAGTTGTTCCGCCCCATGGCGCTCACGGTCATCTTCGCGCTCCTGGGCAGTGCGCTGCTCTCCATGACGCTGATGCCGGTACTGGCCTCCTTCGCGCTGAAGCGAGGCGGCGGCAGCCCTCACCATGAGCCACGGCTCATGCGCTGGCTCCAACGAATCTACCGGCCCGTCCTCGAATGGGCGCTGGCCCATGCGCGTGTCACCCTGACCGCCGCCGCGCTCCTCATCGTGGGAGCCACCCTCGCCGCCACGCGCCTCGGCAGCGAGTTCGTCCCCCGCCTGTCCGAAGGCACGCTCGTCATCAACACCGTGCGCCTGGCGGAGGTCTCCCTCTCCGAATCCATCCGCTACGGCAGCCAGATAGAGCGGCTGCTGCTGTCCCGGTTCCCAGACGAGGTGCGACGCGTCTGGACCCGGACCGGCACCGCGGAGGTGGCCACGGACCCCATGGGCGTCGAGCTCTCCGACGTCTTCATCACCCTCAAGCCTCGGGAGCAGTGGAAGCGGGCCACCACCCAGGAGGAGCTGGTGAACGAGATGAAGGCCGAACTGGCGGACCTCCCAGGCATGCGCATGGCCTTCCTTCAGCCCATTGAAATGCGCGTCAACGAGATGATCGCGGGCGTGCGAAGCGACGTCGGCATCAAGCTCTTCGGGGATGACCTCGACGTGCTCAAGGCCAAGGCCCGTGAGCTGGAGACCCTGGTGAGGGCCATCCCCGGCGCGGCCGACGTCACCGTGGAGCAGGTGACGGGCCAGCCCGTGTTGGAAATCACGGTGGACCGGGCGGCGGTGGCCCGTTACGGGATTCCCGCTCGCTCCGTCCTCGACGTCGTGGAAGCAGTGGGCACGCGCATCGTCGGGGAGGTGCGCGAAGGCGAGCGCCGCTTCGACCTGGCCGTGCGCCTCTCCGAGGAGTACCGCGAGGAACCCACGAAGCTCGCCACCATCCCCGTGGCCGCGCCCGGCGGCGAGCGCGTTCCCCTCGGACGGCTGACGACCATGAAGGAGACATCCGGCCCCACCACCATCCAGCGCGAGTGGGGCAAACGGCGGCTGGTGGTCCAGGCCAACGTGCGAGAACGCGACCTCGGCGGCTTCGTCGCGGAGGTCCGCCGAACACTCGATGAGAAGCTGGAGCTGCCCGCGGGCTACTACGTCCGCTACGGCGGTCAGTTCGAACACCTCGAACGCGCACAGACGCGCCTGCTCATCGTGGTGCCGGTCGCGCTGGCACTCATCTTCCTGCCGCTCTACCTCACCTATCAGCGCGTCCTGGACGCCGTGCGCATCTTCGCGGGCGTCCCCTTCGCGCTCGTGGGCGGCGTGCTCGCGCTTCTGCTGCGGGGCCTGCCCTTCTCCATCTCCGCCGCCGTGGGCTTCATCGCCCTGTCGGGCGTCTCGGTCCTGGGGGACATGGTGCTCGTCTCACGGGTCCGCGCCTTGCTGGAGCAAGGTCAGGCCCTGGGCGAAGCCATTCGCCAGGCGGCCGTGTCCCGGCTGCGGCCCGTGCTGATGACCGCCGCGGTGGCCGCCATCGGCTTCGTGCCCATGGCGCTCAACACCGGCGTCGGCGCGGAGGTCCAGCGGCCCCTGGCCACGGTCGTCATTGGAGGCGTCCTGTCGTCCACCCTGCTCACCCTCGTGGTGCTCCCAGTCCTCTACTCGGTCTTCGGTGCCGGGAAGGACACGCCCATGACGAGGACTCCGTGA
- a CDS encoding TlpA family protein disulfide reductase, with the protein MRTPTALSLLLLGLSPLTWACKREPPPAYVRLQGTAPTVADVPPSRALLIVFWASWCPPCRQETPQLVALAQAPPEDLQVVVFSHDETPQAVESFFKGPPPTPLHLRLDVDKRAGDAFGADQLPVSVLLVDGRQVARFSGPREWDAGAMRRLLERLIREPSPSAPRPLD; encoded by the coding sequence ATGCGCACGCCTACCGCCTTGAGCCTGCTCCTGCTCGGCCTGTCGCCGCTGACCTGGGCATGCAAGCGCGAGCCCCCACCGGCCTATGTCCGGCTCCAGGGGACCGCGCCCACCGTCGCGGACGTGCCGCCCTCCCGCGCCTTGCTCATCGTGTTCTGGGCGTCGTGGTGTCCGCCCTGCAGGCAGGAGACACCCCAGCTCGTCGCCCTGGCCCAAGCGCCCCCCGAGGACCTCCAGGTCGTCGTCTTCAGCCATGACGAGACGCCCCAGGCGGTGGAGTCCTTCTTCAAGGGGCCTCCACCCACGCCGCTTCACCTGCGCCTCGACGTGGACAAACGGGCCGGTGACGCGTTCGGCGCGGACCAGCTCCCCGTCAGCGTCCTCCTGGTCGACGGCCGCCAGGTCGCCCGCTTCTCGGGCCCGCGGGAATGGGATGCCGGCGCGATGCGCCGTCTGCTGGAGCGCCTGATACGCGAACCCTCACCCTCAGCGCCTCGCCCGCTGGATTGA
- a CDS encoding MBL fold metallo-hydrolase: MRDAFLGGGRPKRRGLWRYALGVMGLGAGVGALLTWTTTDGLQSFGARADGARLERMKASSRYQAGIFINTAGARLPQNGPDWGTLKEMLFGTQQRTPPSALPMERDVAAALAKPPESGLRVTWLGHSSLLVEIDGFRILTDPIWGERASPSTIAGPKRFHPPPLPLEALPDVDAVLLSHDHYDHLDMPTIRALVPRQVTFYAPLGVGAHLEKWGVPAERVVELDWWQEVSLGEGEGRLRMVATPAQHFSGRGLTDRNSTSWTSWTLLGSQHRVFFSGDTGLTEEFAEVGRRFGPFDVTMFEVGAFHPSWGSIHLGPQQALKAHEMVRGRTLLPIHWGTFSLALHAWDAPANELAAGARERGVSLLTPVLGRPVEPTRERADTAWWSTVQAAAVVGDAP, from the coding sequence ATGCGCGATGCGTTCCTGGGTGGAGGTCGTCCGAAGCGGCGGGGCCTGTGGCGGTATGCCCTGGGCGTGATGGGGCTGGGCGCGGGCGTGGGTGCCCTCCTCACGTGGACGACGACGGACGGCCTCCAGTCTTTCGGGGCGCGGGCAGATGGGGCGCGCCTGGAGCGGATGAAGGCATCGTCGCGCTACCAGGCCGGCATCTTCATCAACACCGCCGGTGCCAGGCTGCCGCAGAATGGGCCGGACTGGGGCACGTTGAAGGAGATGCTCTTCGGCACCCAGCAGCGTACGCCGCCGTCCGCGCTGCCCATGGAACGGGACGTGGCCGCGGCGCTGGCGAAGCCGCCGGAGAGCGGCCTGCGCGTGACGTGGCTGGGCCACTCCTCGCTGCTGGTGGAGATTGACGGCTTCCGCATTCTCACAGACCCCATCTGGGGCGAGCGCGCGTCGCCGTCCACCATTGCTGGGCCCAAGCGGTTCCATCCGCCTCCGCTTCCGCTGGAGGCGCTGCCGGACGTGGACGCGGTGCTGCTGTCGCATGACCACTACGACCACCTGGACATGCCCACCATTCGGGCGCTGGTGCCGCGTCAGGTGACGTTCTACGCGCCGCTGGGCGTGGGAGCGCACCTGGAGAAGTGGGGCGTTCCGGCGGAGCGCGTGGTGGAGCTGGACTGGTGGCAGGAGGTGTCACTGGGGGAGGGGGAGGGCCGCCTGCGCATGGTGGCCACGCCCGCGCAGCACTTCTCCGGCCGGGGCCTGACGGACCGCAACAGCACGTCCTGGACGTCGTGGACGCTGCTGGGCTCGCAGCATCGGGTCTTCTTCAGCGGGGACACGGGGCTGACGGAGGAGTTCGCGGAGGTAGGGCGCCGCTTCGGTCCGTTCGACGTCACCATGTTCGAGGTGGGCGCCTTCCATCCATCTTGGGGAAGCATCCACCTGGGGCCGCAGCAGGCGCTGAAGGCGCATGAGATGGTGCGGGGGCGCACCTTGCTGCCCATCCACTGGGGGACGTTCAGCCTGGCGCTGCACGCCTGGGATGCGCCCGCGAACGAGCTGGCGGCCGGGGCGCGCGAGCGGGGCGTGAGTCTGCTCACGCCCGTCTTGGGCCGCCCCGTGGAACCGACGCGGGAGCGCGCGGACACGGCGTGGTGGAGCACGGTGCAGGCCGCTGCTGTCGTTGGCGACGCGCCTTGA
- a CDS encoding formylglycine-generating enzyme family protein has translation MSIDVIDEVPAQGGRPLEDGAGQEARSLPGMVYIPGGTFWMGSDHHYPEERPTHQVTVTDFWMDSQLVTNADFARFVEATGYVTVAERPLNPDDFPGANPALLVPGSLVFKKTLARVDLRDLTQWWFYTAGACWKYPEGAGSTWQGREQYPVVHVCFEDALAYALWAGKTLPTEAEWEYAARGGLDRKVYVWGDEFAPGGKLMANTWQGEFPWQNLNTDGFEGTSPVGNFPPNAYGLFDMAGNVWEWTSDWYQERHEGNGGKPCCIPVNPRGPATSDRSLDPCLPKVKIPRRVLKGGSHLCAPNYCLRYRPAARSPQAVDSGTSHIGFRCVVRP, from the coding sequence ATGAGCATCGACGTCATCGACGAAGTCCCGGCCCAGGGCGGCCGGCCCCTCGAGGACGGCGCGGGGCAGGAAGCCCGCTCGCTGCCGGGCATGGTCTACATCCCCGGTGGGACGTTCTGGATGGGCTCGGACCATCACTATCCGGAGGAGCGGCCGACGCACCAGGTGACGGTGACGGACTTCTGGATGGACAGCCAACTGGTGACGAACGCGGACTTCGCGCGCTTCGTGGAGGCCACCGGCTACGTCACCGTGGCCGAGCGCCCCTTGAACCCCGACGACTTTCCCGGCGCGAATCCAGCGCTGCTCGTCCCGGGCTCGCTCGTCTTCAAGAAGACGCTCGCTCGCGTGGACCTGCGCGACCTGACGCAGTGGTGGTTCTATACGGCGGGCGCCTGCTGGAAGTACCCCGAAGGCGCGGGCAGCACCTGGCAGGGGCGCGAACAATACCCGGTGGTTCACGTCTGCTTCGAGGACGCGCTCGCCTATGCGCTCTGGGCGGGCAAGACGCTGCCCACCGAGGCGGAATGGGAGTACGCCGCGCGCGGAGGCCTGGACCGGAAGGTCTACGTCTGGGGCGACGAGTTCGCGCCGGGTGGCAAGCTGATGGCCAACACCTGGCAGGGGGAGTTCCCCTGGCAGAACCTGAACACGGATGGCTTCGAGGGCACGTCCCCGGTGGGCAACTTCCCACCGAACGCCTACGGCCTCTTCGACATGGCCGGCAACGTGTGGGAGTGGACCTCGGACTGGTACCAGGAGCGGCACGAGGGGAATGGCGGAAAGCCCTGCTGCATCCCCGTCAATCCACGGGGACCGGCCACGTCGGATCGCAGCCTGGACCCGTGCCTGCCGAAGGTGAAGATTCCCCGGCGCGTCCTCAAGGGCGGCAGCCACCTGTGCGCGCCGAACTACTGCCTGCGCTACCGCCCGGCGGCGCGCTCACCGCAGGCCGTGGACAGCGGCACGTCGCACATCGGGTTCCGCTGCGTCGTCCGCCCCTGA
- a CDS encoding GNAT family N-acetyltransferase, whose protein sequence is MKQKITGFHLDREDHWVADLKCGHRQHMRHDPPWMVRPWVLSEDGRRSRLGVELDCKRCDEAGHAVAEAVREALRTVALRAYDDGGLSGLCAEGRWELALDALGAADLRPVIRRALAPERGEGALVSARMILRPLLPDDARAIQRLAGDREVAANAAGIPHPFEDGMAEAWIASLDARSHVFALGHSESGEFMGLAGLVEADEERPRTAELSYWLGRAYWGQGFGTEAAQTLVRYGFETLGLESLHASCFSRNPGSRRVLEKAGFRHAGHQARALRHLGQDEDLERFIQERSRSRP, encoded by the coding sequence ATGAAGCAGAAAATCACAGGCTTCCACCTCGACCGGGAAGACCACTGGGTGGCTGACCTCAAGTGTGGCCACCGGCAGCACATGCGCCATGACCCGCCCTGGATGGTGCGCCCCTGGGTCCTCTCCGAGGACGGGAGGCGCAGCCGCCTCGGTGTTGAGCTCGATTGCAAGCGTTGTGACGAAGCAGGGCACGCGGTCGCCGAGGCGGTTCGCGAAGCGCTGCGGACGGTGGCCCTGCGGGCCTATGACGACGGCGGCCTGAGCGGGCTCTGCGCCGAGGGCCGATGGGAGCTTGCCCTGGACGCGCTCGGTGCGGCCGACCTGCGCCCTGTCATCCGGCGCGCGCTCGCCCCTGAGCGCGGGGAGGGAGCCCTCGTGAGTGCCCGGATGATTCTCCGTCCCCTCCTCCCTGACGACGCCCGCGCCATTCAGCGCCTGGCGGGTGACCGCGAGGTGGCGGCGAACGCGGCGGGAATCCCACATCCGTTCGAGGACGGCATGGCGGAAGCCTGGATTGCCTCGCTGGATGCACGTTCGCATGTCTTCGCGCTCGGCCATTCCGAGTCTGGCGAGTTCATGGGCCTGGCCGGGCTGGTGGAGGCCGACGAGGAGCGCCCTCGCACGGCCGAGCTCTCATACTGGCTCGGCCGCGCGTACTGGGGACAGGGCTTTGGGACGGAGGCAGCCCAGACCCTGGTCCGCTACGGCTTCGAAACGCTCGGGCTGGAATCCCTCCATGCCAGTTGTTTCTCCCGCAACCCCGGCTCCCGGCGTGTGCTGGAGAAGGCCGGCTTTCGCCACGCGGGCCACCAGGCGCGCGCGCTCCGCCATCTGGGGCAGGACGAGGACCTCGAGCGCTTCATCCAGGAGCGGAGCCGCTCGCGCCCGTGA
- a CDS encoding efflux RND transporter periplasmic adaptor subunit — translation MRASRVGPSVLAVLLALSAASCSQQASPPTAKAPSPPPVASGGTSTPSEVALCEHRVPAELCTRCNPDLIDVFKDQDDWCGEHGVPESQCFQCNPGLTFTARDTTPKDWCKEHAVPESRCTKCNPSLVAKFIEAGDYCREHGFPESVCPYCHPELVKAAGAQPPTFPEPGTRVRLASAETAREAGIQTRRAVKRPFARTLDVVGQLDFNQNRLAQLSARSEALITDVRVDVGDEVKAGQPLVLVTSGAVGADQGRLSAAQTRLTVARSALEREQQLATSGIRARKHVETAQAEVAAAEAERNAARAALSAAGANGQGPQGTYALSAPFAGTVVARDAVAGRHASAGQPLIQVADLSTMWALLEIPEADAFQVRAGQRVTLTFESMPGQTRDATLTRVSASVDRASRTVRARVELPNPDGALKAGLFLRARVQVAPEHEAVLVPHAAIQRAEGQTLVFVRKQPGLYEPVAVELGASTREEVEIVKGLSAGVEVVTTGAFLLKTEILKDSIGAGCCETAGGE, via the coding sequence ATGCGTGCCTCCCGAGTCGGCCCCAGCGTCCTGGCGGTGCTGCTGGCACTGAGCGCCGCCAGTTGCAGCCAACAAGCGAGTCCCCCCACGGCGAAGGCGCCTTCACCGCCGCCAGTCGCCTCGGGAGGCACGTCCACCCCGTCCGAGGTCGCACTCTGTGAGCACCGCGTCCCCGCGGAGCTGTGCACCCGGTGCAACCCCGACCTCATCGACGTCTTCAAGGACCAGGACGACTGGTGCGGTGAGCACGGCGTCCCCGAATCCCAGTGCTTCCAATGCAACCCGGGCCTCACCTTCACCGCGCGGGACACCACCCCCAAGGATTGGTGCAAGGAGCACGCGGTCCCCGAGTCCCGCTGCACCAAATGCAACCCGTCGCTGGTCGCGAAGTTCATCGAGGCCGGTGACTACTGCCGGGAGCACGGCTTCCCGGAGTCCGTCTGCCCGTACTGCCACCCGGAGTTGGTGAAGGCCGCGGGTGCCCAGCCCCCCACCTTCCCCGAGCCGGGCACACGCGTCCGTCTCGCGTCCGCCGAGACGGCCCGCGAGGCTGGCATCCAGACACGTCGCGCGGTGAAGCGGCCCTTTGCCCGGACCCTGGACGTCGTCGGGCAGCTCGACTTCAACCAGAACCGGCTGGCGCAGCTGTCCGCCCGCAGCGAGGCGCTGATAACGGACGTCCGCGTGGACGTCGGCGACGAGGTGAAGGCGGGCCAGCCACTGGTGCTGGTCACCTCGGGGGCCGTGGGCGCGGACCAGGGACGGCTGTCGGCGGCACAGACGCGGCTGACGGTGGCGCGCTCGGCGCTCGAGCGCGAGCAGCAGTTGGCCACGAGCGGAATCCGCGCACGAAAACACGTGGAGACCGCCCAGGCGGAGGTCGCGGCGGCCGAGGCCGAGCGCAATGCCGCCCGCGCAGCGCTCTCCGCCGCGGGCGCCAACGGCCAGGGCCCGCAGGGGACCTATGCCCTGTCGGCGCCCTTCGCGGGGACGGTGGTGGCGCGAGACGCCGTCGCCGGACGCCATGCATCCGCTGGACAGCCGCTCATCCAGGTGGCGGACCTGAGCACCATGTGGGCCCTGCTGGAGATTCCGGAGGCGGACGCGTTCCAGGTTCGCGCGGGACAGCGCGTCACCCTCACCTTCGAAAGCATGCCCGGACAGACGCGTGACGCCACCCTCACCCGCGTGAGCGCGTCGGTGGACCGGGCCTCCCGCACGGTGCGCGCCCGGGTCGAACTGCCCAACCCCGACGGCGCCCTCAAGGCCGGGCTCTTCCTCAGGGCAAGGGTCCAGGTCGCCCCGGAACATGAGGCGGTGCTGGTTCCCCACGCGGCCATCCAGCGCGCGGAAGGCCAGACGCTGGTCTTCGTGCGCAAGCAGCCGGGGCTCTACGAGCCCGTCGCGGTGGAGCTGGGCGCCAGCACGCGCGAGGAGGTGGAAATCGTCAAGGGCCTCTCGGCGGGGGTGGAGGTCGTCACCACCGGTGCCTTCCTGCTCAAGACGGAGATCCTCAAGGACTCCATCGGCGCGGGCTGCTGCGAGACGGCGGGAGGCGAGTAG
- a CDS encoding methyl-accepting chemotaxis protein: MRLSLTHKITLAPIIVALLFVLLSQGYTVPRLQEAFEAQGRELSGALPAVLAAAVADGMKRSAHDEVQQTLEAVARHGGAAYVAAFDAGGTLVGVAGEKAQMLRDAREQLRSSEGGLVLRDGDTELQDLVAPVPGDAGWVHVGFDRTHARGLVEGALANVGITVLVALLVFTAAAFLVSRAIVSPLNQLSSAVRHIAERGDLRQTIRIDSDDEVGQLARAVGMLVGKLKELLHQLQSSTELLSDSVSGLTESADQQNEMVTRHAAALQETQVTAQEIRQTAMLASGSAESVIQVAERAEQLSRTGEEAVSASIDGMEEVRNQVAEIAARITSLGERTRQISGITETVKDLADQSHLLAVNAAIEAARSGEHGKGFVVVAKEIRALADQSIRATNQVRRILQDINQAIIGTVEITVEGTERMEAGLAQVRTSGETLKELTAIVEDSTAAARQIARTVSQQATGIEQIFTAVNELNTLMTDTVSRISTTSDSAMSLKMLSERVSQVVRAYNV; this comes from the coding sequence ATGCGACTCTCACTCACCCATAAAATCACCCTGGCGCCCATCATCGTGGCGCTCCTGTTCGTCCTTCTCTCTCAGGGCTACACCGTGCCTCGCCTCCAGGAGGCCTTCGAGGCGCAGGGGCGGGAGCTGAGCGGCGCGCTGCCTGCGGTGCTCGCCGCCGCGGTGGCGGACGGCATGAAGCGGAGCGCGCACGACGAGGTCCAGCAGACGCTGGAGGCCGTGGCTCGGCATGGTGGGGCGGCCTACGTCGCCGCGTTCGACGCGGGGGGGACGTTGGTGGGCGTGGCCGGTGAGAAGGCCCAGATGCTACGGGATGCCCGCGAGCAGTTGAGGTCCTCCGAGGGAGGGCTCGTCCTGCGGGATGGGGACACGGAGCTGCAGGACCTGGTGGCGCCGGTACCAGGTGACGCCGGCTGGGTCCACGTGGGCTTCGACCGCACCCATGCGCGTGGGCTCGTGGAAGGGGCGCTGGCGAACGTGGGCATCACCGTGCTGGTCGCGCTGCTCGTCTTCACCGCGGCGGCCTTCCTGGTCAGCCGCGCCATCGTGTCGCCCCTGAACCAGCTCTCCTCCGCGGTCCGCCATATCGCCGAGCGCGGCGACCTGCGGCAGACTATTCGCATCGACTCGGATGACGAGGTGGGGCAGCTCGCGCGGGCCGTGGGCATGCTGGTGGGCAAGCTGAAGGAGCTGCTGCATCAGCTCCAGTCCTCGACGGAGCTGCTGAGTGACTCGGTGTCGGGGCTGACGGAGTCGGCGGATCAGCAGAATGAGATGGTGACGCGCCACGCGGCCGCACTCCAGGAGACGCAGGTGACGGCTCAGGAGATTCGCCAGACGGCGATGCTGGCGTCGGGCTCCGCGGAGTCCGTCATCCAGGTGGCCGAGCGCGCCGAGCAACTGAGCCGCACCGGCGAGGAGGCCGTCTCGGCGAGCATCGACGGCATGGAGGAGGTGCGCAATCAGGTGGCAGAGATCGCCGCGCGCATCACCTCCCTGGGCGAGCGGACCAGGCAGATCAGCGGCATCACCGAGACGGTGAAGGACCTGGCGGACCAGTCCCACCTGCTGGCCGTCAACGCCGCCATCGAAGCGGCGCGCTCCGGGGAGCACGGCAAGGGCTTCGTCGTGGTGGCGAAGGAGATTCGTGCGCTGGCGGACCAGTCCATCCGGGCCACCAACCAGGTGCGGCGCATCCTCCAGGACATCAATCAGGCCATCATCGGCACGGTGGAGATCACCGTCGAAGGCACCGAGCGCATGGAGGCGGGGCTGGCGCAGGTCCGCACGTCCGGCGAGACGCTGAAGGAGCTCACCGCCATCGTCGAGGACAGCACCGCGGCGGCGCGGCAGATCGCGCGGACGGTCAGCCAGCAGGCCACGGGCATCGAGCAGATCTTCACCGCGGTCAACGAGCTGAACACCCTGATGACGGACACCGTGTCCCGCATCTCCACGACCAGTGACTCCGCCATGTCCCTGAAGATGCTCTCCGAGCGCGTCTCCCAGGTCGTCCGCGCCTACAACGTCTGA